A single genomic interval of Thermosipho japonicus harbors:
- a CDS encoding DUF47 domain-containing protein — translation MKRFIDRLFPEVSPTKLLSEHAEYCMKAGTIVPQILDDYFNGKDIMQYSKEIDKFESSADEIKTRLREIYTKLRWSYFDRIDALEIIHNQDSIIDAVDDFVKILTMNKVDECPEEVIEKIKLMGDYVADVIKFMKVSVDELRTVVESDFSPNEINKEDNLTFDVEKDESKTDSLGIEIGKTLYSYKNKMNPVDILFLNSIVVLMMKIADRAENVVERIRMIIR, via the coding sequence ATGAAAAGGTTTATTGATAGGTTATTTCCGGAAGTATCACCAACGAAATTACTCAGTGAACATGCAGAGTATTGTATGAAAGCAGGTACTATTGTACCGCAGATTTTAGATGATTACTTTAATGGAAAAGATATAATGCAATACTCTAAAGAGATTGATAAATTTGAGTCTAGTGCTGATGAGATTAAAACGAGATTGAGAGAGATCTATACAAAACTTAGATGGAGCTACTTTGATAGAATAGATGCACTTGAGATTATACATAACCAAGATTCGATCATAGATGCCGTTGACGATTTTGTAAAGATCCTTACTATGAATAAAGTTGATGAATGCCCTGAAGAAGTAATTGAAAAAATAAAACTTATGGGAGACTATGTTGCAGATGTTATAAAATTTATGAAAGTTTCTGTAGATGAACTTAGAACTGTTGTAGAATCTGACTTTTCTCCAAATGAGATTAATAAAGAAGATAATTTAACTTTTGATGTAGAAAAGGATGAGTCAAAAACAGATTCATTGGGAATAGAAATTGGAAAAACGCTATATTCATATAAAAATAAAATGAATCCTGTTGATATTTTGTTTTTAAACAGTATTGTAGTTTTAATGATGAAAATAGCAGATAGGGCTGAAAATGTTGTTGAAAGAATTAGAATGATTATTAGATAA
- a CDS encoding endonuclease MutS2, with amino-acid sequence MKQYIDFDRVFQDFLKYTFSPYGQEYLKRLVENEPKDDEYEYLNEIYEIQVTLGLPVFHRLDDIRPILEKTKNYSVLLPEEIFKIKDFLVFVEDAKKVVPSSRYKLSYYLSKLGNYSSIIEEIDRIFDSDGNIKDNASKNLSVIRKEIKRHQLEIKQRIEKFISKNSKYLQEQLYTRRNGRYVFLIRSGARGNLEGIVHGTSNTGATLFFEPKEFIALNDKYEILLSEEKIEIDKILRGITSKIHDRYGNLMNDIEIVGFFDSLYARAKYAYENKAIVVKPEGKYLKLVNARHPLIPKDIVVPISIDLPVDKKGLIITGPNTGGKTVTLKTIALFIFMAQHAMPILADHGTRIPDFQLYLDIGDSQDVVENLSTFSSHMVRIIDAIKNADENSLVIIDELGSGTDPFEGSALAISIIEYLIEKNIKFVITTHLTNVKLFAMERDDIITASMEFDLETLRPTYRLLLNTPGASHAFEISERLGLPKEIVAKAKQHISKDHLKIENLIKGLNSKVSELESKKLELEKTLGEYERLRKEYERKYNVLKMKKIEELDNELREMYKEFRNAKKELQNALFSAKTKNESLIKKRLKNIEEKENTIQEIDSRIETMKYPEVEGEIDVGKYVRLKDGTTVGKVIEKRGENKFLVDFNGLKIEVKKNKLVQVDVQVDKQTHDVSESVHLVSFSPLKSNEIDLRGMTVEEALDVVDKFIDDLVLSDFSSGYIIHGKGTGSLASNIWNFLRNDKRVKSYRFGRPSEGGVGVTVVEV; translated from the coding sequence ATGAAACAATATATTGATTTTGACAGAGTTTTTCAAGATTTTTTGAAGTATACTTTTTCTCCATACGGCCAAGAATATTTGAAAAGATTGGTTGAAAATGAGCCCAAAGATGATGAGTATGAATACTTAAATGAAATATATGAAATACAGGTAACCCTTGGGTTACCTGTATTTCATAGGCTTGATGATATAAGGCCAATACTTGAAAAAACGAAAAATTATTCAGTTTTACTGCCAGAAGAGATTTTTAAAATAAAAGATTTTTTGGTATTTGTTGAGGATGCAAAAAAAGTAGTACCTAGTTCAAGGTATAAGCTTTCCTATTATCTTTCCAAATTGGGAAATTATTCTTCAATTATTGAGGAAATTGATAGAATATTTGATTCTGATGGGAATATAAAAGATAATGCTTCAAAAAATTTATCTGTGATTAGAAAGGAAATAAAAAGGCATCAATTAGAAATAAAGCAAAGAATTGAAAAGTTTATTTCAAAAAATAGTAAGTATTTGCAAGAGCAATTGTATACAAGAAGAAATGGTAGATATGTATTTTTAATAAGATCCGGTGCTCGTGGTAATTTAGAAGGTATTGTACATGGAACTTCTAATACAGGTGCAACTTTATTTTTTGAACCAAAAGAGTTTATTGCCCTTAATGATAAATATGAAATTTTACTTAGTGAGGAAAAAATTGAAATAGACAAGATTTTAAGGGGAATAACAAGCAAAATTCATGATAGATACGGTAACTTAATGAATGATATTGAAATTGTGGGTTTTTTTGATTCATTGTACGCAAGAGCTAAATATGCATATGAAAATAAAGCTATTGTTGTAAAACCCGAGGGGAAATATTTAAAACTTGTTAATGCAAGACATCCTTTAATTCCAAAGGATATTGTTGTTCCTATTTCAATTGATTTACCAGTGGATAAAAAGGGGTTAATAATTACTGGGCCAAATACTGGTGGAAAAACAGTTACATTAAAAACCATAGCTCTATTTATCTTTATGGCACAACATGCAATGCCCATTTTGGCAGATCACGGAACAAGAATTCCTGATTTTCAATTGTATTTGGATATTGGTGATTCTCAGGACGTAGTTGAAAATTTAAGTACTTTTTCATCACATATGGTTAGAATTATTGATGCAATAAAAAATGCTGATGAAAATTCTTTGGTGATTATAGATGAGCTTGGTTCTGGAACTGATCCATTTGAAGGTAGTGCGCTTGCTATTTCAATAATAGAATATCTGATTGAAAAAAATATAAAGTTTGTTATTACAACTCACCTTACCAATGTTAAACTTTTTGCTATGGAAAGAGATGATATTATTACCGCATCGATGGAATTTGATCTTGAGACATTAAGACCAACTTATAGACTATTATTAAACACTCCAGGGGCATCTCATGCATTTGAAATATCTGAAAGATTGGGGCTTCCAAAAGAAATTGTTGCGAAAGCAAAGCAGCATATTTCAAAAGATCATTTAAAAATTGAAAACTTAATCAAAGGATTGAATTCAAAAGTAAGTGAACTTGAGAGTAAAAAATTAGAACTTGAAAAGACATTAGGTGAATATGAACGGTTGAGGAAAGAATATGAGAGAAAATACAATGTTTTAAAGATGAAAAAAATAGAAGAATTAGATAATGAACTTAGAGAAATGTATAAAGAATTTAGAAATGCAAAAAAAGAACTTCAAAACGCACTGTTTTCTGCTAAAACTAAAAATGAAAGTTTAATAAAGAAGAGACTTAAAAATATAGAAGAGAAAGAAAATACTATACAAGAAATTGATAGCAGAATTGAAACGATGAAATATCCTGAAGTTGAAGGGGAAATTGATGTTGGAAAGTATGTAAGATTAAAAGATGGAACAACGGTTGGAAAAGTTATAGAGAAAAGAGGCGAAAATAAATTCTTGGTTGATTTCAATGGGTTAAAGATAGAAGTTAAAAAGAATAAACTTGTACAGGTAGATGTTCAAGTTGATAAACAAACTCATGATGTTAGTGAATCAGTTCATTTAGTATCATTTAGTCCTTTGAAAAGTAATGAAATTGATTTGCGTGGAATGACAGTTGAAGAAGCATTAGATGTAGTTGATAAATTTATAGACGATCTCGTCTTATCAGACTTTTCAAGTGGATATATTATCCATGGGAAAGGAACTGGAAGTCTTGCGTCAAATATTTGGAATTTCCTTAGAAATGATAAAAGGGTGAAAAGTTATCGCTTTGGTAGGCCGAGTGAAGGTGGAGTAGGTGTAACAGTTGTGGAGGTGTAG
- a CDS encoding lysylphosphatidylglycerol synthase transmembrane domain-containing protein → MSEANRSKKSIFRKVFISLIISFSMIILFQFFYSTQVSFLRDLLTIEFLISLFVLVIIYLIDTLRLSMLLKFFKYNLPFKETFKNIFFGKFISYITPMSIGGQPYQIYHLSKVGVKTEDATNIVISRTLEMSFVVLIIDILSIRPILSAYPKSFGLSLILTGFIVSFSISLLILIGFINKKFLEKILSFFGKFSREKLEREKIIEWIDSLHESIKILWVKNPWILILDIILYFVTILLYTYIFYIFVDKFSAIEYLYLLGIISLLNSVAYYIPTPGSSGGVEGTYQIVFSQILGPDVSIRIITVYRVVTFYIPLLLGSFFITKISTSERI, encoded by the coding sequence TTGTCGGAGGCTAATAGAAGCAAAAAGTCAATTTTTAGAAAGGTTTTTATTTCATTGATAATTAGTTTTTCGATGATTATTCTGTTTCAATTTTTTTATTCAACGCAAGTTTCATTTTTAAGAGATTTACTTACTATAGAATTCTTAATTAGCTTATTTGTACTTGTAATAATTTATTTGATAGATACTTTGAGACTTTCAATGCTATTAAAATTTTTTAAATATAACCTTCCTTTTAAAGAGACCTTCAAAAATATATTTTTCGGTAAATTCATTTCTTATATCACTCCAATGTCTATAGGCGGCCAACCTTACCAGATATATCATCTTTCAAAAGTGGGAGTAAAAACAGAGGATGCAACAAATATTGTAATTTCAAGAACGTTAGAGATGTCTTTTGTAGTTTTAATTATTGATATTTTATCTATTAGACCTATTTTATCTGCTTATCCTAAAAGTTTTGGGTTGTCGTTAATTTTAACGGGCTTTATAGTTAGTTTTTCAATTTCTCTTTTAATTTTAATTGGATTTATAAACAAGAAATTTTTAGAAAAAATATTATCTTTTTTTGGAAAATTTTCTAGAGAAAAGCTAGAGAGAGAAAAAATAATAGAATGGATTGATTCATTACATGAAAGTATAAAAATTTTGTGGGTTAAAAATCCATGGATTTTAATTTTGGATATAATACTGTACTTTGTTACAATTTTGCTTTATACATATATTTTCTATATTTTTGTTGATAAATTTTCAGCTATAGAATACTTATACTTATTAGGTATAATTTCGCTCTTAAATTCTGTTGCTTATTACATTCCAACACCAGGTTCAAGCGGAGGAGTTGAAGGAACTTATCAGATAGTATTTTCTCAAATTTTGGGCCCGGATGTTTCCATAAGAATAATTACGGTGTATCGGGTTGTTACATTTTATATTCCACTTTTGTTGGGAAGTTTCTTTATAACAAAAATTTCAACTAGTGAAAGAATTTAA
- a CDS encoding carboxymuconolactone decarboxylase family protein produces MNLEEFKKFREKMNEKILEEGTLNTKRFFNLDGNVYKKGALDEKTKELMGLVASMVLRCDDCITYHMIRCAQLGVSDEEFFEIFDVALIVGGSIVIPHLRRAVKLLEDIREMQKNGKDVSI; encoded by the coding sequence ATGAATCTTGAAGAATTCAAAAAATTCAGAGAAAAGATGAATGAAAAAATTCTTGAAGAAGGGACTTTAAATACTAAGAGATTTTTTAACTTAGATGGAAATGTTTACAAAAAGGGTGCATTAGACGAGAAAACAAAGGAGTTAATGGGACTTGTTGCTTCAATGGTTTTAAGATGTGATGATTGTATTACTTATCATATGATAAGGTGTGCGCAACTTGGAGTTAGTGATGAAGAATTTTTTGAAATTTTTGATGTGGCATTGATAGTTGGAGGTTCAATAGTAATTCCTCATTTAAGACGTGCTGTTAAATTGCTTGAGGATATCAGGGAGATGCAAAAAAATGGGAAAGATGTTTCTATTTGA
- a CDS encoding helix-turn-helix domain-containing protein → MIKLLIPQVLLENLREFLYEHREVVFDIYNSNLEEKIREDYWDIVYLTEEKTVPGKILVYSLRELELAVKFFEIKEEYRRLKEEYDMLYSFPELQGPIIREFLQKVILDFKEKNELVLLYEDGMYVNEYRTFFGSRLPHTKVKFSKKKGVKIPPLRDRKEDIPYIFDIVLSSLYLKHKNLDKKIPDNNEYELLKEYNWPGNTKELVKVASNYAATGRIDIPKFKTSNFEGIDLVNFTSKLVKHVEKRYIMLALKKSDSRFKAAKMLKINYKTLSHKIKLYGIENSKKR, encoded by the coding sequence TTGATTAAGCTTTTAATCCCTCAGGTTCTTTTGGAGAACCTGAGGGAATTTTTATATGAACATAGAGAAGTTGTTTTTGACATTTATAATTCAAATTTAGAAGAAAAAATTAGAGAAGATTACTGGGATATAGTTTATTTAACGGAAGAAAAAACTGTTCCGGGAAAAATTTTGGTATATTCCTTAAGGGAATTGGAGCTAGCTGTTAAGTTTTTTGAAATAAAGGAAGAATATAGAAGGCTAAAAGAAGAGTATGATATGTTGTACTCTTTCCCAGAACTCCAAGGGCCTATAATAAGAGAATTTTTGCAAAAAGTTATATTAGATTTTAAAGAAAAGAATGAATTAGTGTTATTATATGAAGATGGAATGTATGTAAATGAATACAGAACATTTTTTGGAAGTAGATTACCTCATACAAAAGTAAAATTTTCTAAGAAAAAAGGTGTTAAAATTCCCCCCTTAAGGGATAGAAAAGAAGATATTCCATATATCTTTGATATTGTTCTTTCGTCTTTGTACCTAAAACATAAGAACTTGGATAAAAAGATACCAGATAACAATGAATATGAACTGTTAAAAGAGTATAACTGGCCTGGTAATACAAAAGAATTGGTTAAGGTTGCTAGTAATTATGCAGCAACTGGAAGAATTGATATACCTAAATTTAAAACCAGTAATTTTGAAGGTATAGATCTTGTAAATTTTACTAGTAAGCTTGTAAAGCACGTTGAAAAGAGATATATAATGCTTGCATTAAAAAAATCTGATTCTAGATTTAAAGCGGCTAAAATGCTTAAAATAAATTATAAAACCCTTTCTCACAAGATAAAACTTTATGGTATTGAAAACTCTAAAAAAAGGTGA
- a CDS encoding cell division protein FtsA, with product MIFALDVGTRKIAGILSTLEDEKIVIHDVVIKEHEHRAMLDGQIHDVDKVARVVKKVKEELEKRNDIKLEKVAVALAGRFLQTAIGEYEEDISQVNEISDEIVTRLELSAVDKAVQNIQSENMYCVGYSVIRYELDGNWLKNIRGLRGKKASLQVVTAFLPIQVVDAMISVLRKVDLVMTHMTLEPIAAINVTVPEDLRILNIALVDVGAGTSDIAISKEGTIVAYGMVPLAGDEITETITKTLLVDFSTAEELKRWLSSSSDDDKKLYRNILDKEKEITRDELKKLVSPVVQNITDKVAEEILRLNGQAPQVVMVVGGGAKVPGFVESLSEKLGIDLDNISLKNAKNLNIIDNTGIIEGSEFVTPIGIAYTALTRSGTIFEQVFVNDEPIQLVGFSGGHTLSDVLLQCGYSLSELIGKPSESIVLEVNGKMKILKGELPKPAPIFINGKKASLRDKVKHGDRIFVGKPSQNFEKKYRLYDVVPPIELDFGGKIEYYYPPVNLNGKVVNENVELNDGDIINYDPVFVGTIRENLEKNLANVEFFFNDVYFERKQGVVKIYKGDLELSDKNQVNPGEKLRVVLEKKPLKIADLTQGEIKRVKINLNGKEVILEKDSLLYEVNGVIVSKEYEIKNGDKIYSTTPEDSSIIVADIFTYLDVDLKKIKSYQLLKNGQTAFFTESLQDGDEVIFTYELKG from the coding sequence TTGATTTTTGCTTTGGATGTAGGAACGAGAAAAATTGCTGGAATTTTATCAACACTGGAAGATGAAAAAATAGTAATTCATGATGTAGTTATAAAAGAGCATGAACATAGAGCTATGCTTGATGGTCAAATTCATGATGTAGATAAAGTTGCAAGAGTTGTAAAAAAAGTAAAAGAAGAGCTTGAGAAAAGAAATGATATAAAATTAGAAAAAGTAGCAGTAGCACTTGCTGGAAGATTTCTTCAAACTGCTATAGGAGAGTATGAAGAGGATATATCTCAAGTTAACGAGATAAGTGATGAAATTGTAACAAGGTTGGAATTGTCTGCGGTAGATAAAGCAGTTCAAAATATCCAGTCGGAAAATATGTACTGTGTAGGATATTCTGTTATAAGGTATGAATTGGATGGGAATTGGCTTAAAAACATAAGAGGCTTACGTGGAAAAAAGGCGAGTTTACAGGTAGTAACAGCATTTTTGCCGATTCAAGTTGTTGATGCAATGATTTCAGTTTTAAGAAAAGTAGATCTTGTAATGACTCACATGACATTGGAACCTATTGCTGCTATAAATGTTACAGTTCCTGAAGATTTAAGGATTTTAAACATTGCGCTTGTTGATGTTGGAGCAGGAACTAGTGATATTGCAATATCCAAAGAGGGAACTATTGTCGCATATGGTATGGTTCCTCTTGCAGGTGATGAAATTACAGAGACAATAACGAAGACTTTGCTTGTTGATTTTTCAACAGCAGAAGAATTAAAAAGGTGGCTTTCAAGTAGTAGTGATGACGATAAGAAATTATATAGAAATATTTTAGATAAAGAAAAGGAAATAACAAGAGATGAACTAAAAAAATTAGTTTCTCCGGTAGTTCAAAATATTACGGATAAAGTTGCAGAAGAGATTTTAAGGTTAAATGGTCAAGCTCCTCAAGTTGTAATGGTAGTTGGAGGTGGCGCAAAGGTACCGGGTTTTGTAGAATCTTTGTCAGAAAAATTGGGAATAGATCTCGATAATATATCTTTAAAAAATGCAAAGAATTTAAATATTATTGATAACACAGGAATAATTGAGGGAAGTGAATTTGTTACACCCATCGGTATTGCATATACCGCTCTTACCAGAAGCGGAACGATTTTTGAACAAGTTTTTGTAAATGATGAGCCAATTCAACTTGTTGGATTTTCTGGTGGCCATACGTTAAGTGACGTTTTATTACAATGTGGGTATTCTCTTTCAGAGCTAATTGGGAAACCATCAGAGTCAATTGTGCTTGAAGTAAATGGGAAAATGAAAATATTAAAAGGGGAGCTTCCAAAACCAGCACCGATATTTATAAATGGTAAAAAAGCAAGTCTAAGGGATAAAGTAAAACACGGTGATAGAATTTTTGTTGGGAAACCTTCTCAAAATTTTGAAAAAAAATATAGGTTGTATGATGTTGTACCGCCAATTGAGCTAGATTTTGGAGGTAAAATTGAGTATTACTATCCACCAGTGAATTTAAACGGCAAGGTTGTAAATGAAAATGTTGAATTGAATGATGGGGATATTATAAATTATGATCCAGTGTTTGTTGGAACCATAAGGGAAAATTTGGAAAAAAATCTTGCAAATGTAGAGTTTTTCTTTAATGATGTATATTTTGAAAGAAAGCAAGGAGTTGTGAAAATATACAAGGGTGATTTAGAACTTTCAGATAAAAATCAAGTTAATCCTGGTGAGAAATTGAGGGTTGTATTAGAAAAAAAACCTTTGAAAATTGCTGATTTAACACAGGGAGAAATAAAAAGGGTAAAAATAAATTTGAATGGTAAAGAGGTTATTCTTGAAAAAGATTCGTTGCTTTATGAAGTAAATGGGGTAATTGTTAGTAAAGAGTATGAGATAAAAAATGGTGATAAAATATATTCAACAACCCCTGAAGATAGTTCAATAATAGTAGCAGATATATTTACCTATCTTGACGTTGATTTAAAGAAAATAAAGTCATATCAGCTTTTAAAAAATGGTCAAACTGCCTTTTTTACAGAATCATTGCAAGATGGAGATGAAGTGATTTTTACATATGAATTGAAGGGGTGA
- the ispD gene encoding 2-C-methyl-D-erythritol 4-phosphate cytidylyltransferase encodes MIVGVILFGGKGTRFSKAFPKQFLKFNGRTLMEHTVEKFLLDCFDFLVVVSNRDYINKSVEVLKNFEKKIYIIEGGKTREYSTFNAIKFLENKIDLNDIVLIHDGARPFVNKDIIEKNIENAKKFGATVTAIPSENTIAVVESDFILSVPKRESIFIIQTPQTFKYGVLKDSFSKFSNRLDNFTDDGSVVLASGYKVSITEGNKKNIKITTVEDLHLMGVDKIVGG; translated from the coding sequence GTGATAGTTGGTGTAATTCTATTTGGTGGAAAAGGAACAAGATTTTCTAAAGCTTTTCCAAAACAATTTTTGAAGTTCAATGGTAGGACATTGATGGAACATACAGTTGAAAAGTTTTTATTAGATTGCTTTGATTTTTTAGTAGTAGTGTCAAATAGGGATTATATCAATAAAAGCGTAGAAGTTTTAAAAAACTTTGAAAAAAAAATATACATTATTGAAGGTGGAAAAACTAGAGAATATTCTACTTTTAATGCTATAAAATTTTTAGAAAATAAGATTGATTTAAATGATATTGTTTTGATTCATGATGGGGCAAGGCCATTTGTAAATAAAGATATAATTGAAAAAAACATTGAAAATGCAAAAAAGTTTGGAGCAACAGTTACAGCAATTCCTTCCGAAAATACTATAGCGGTAGTTGAAAGTGATTTTATTTTATCTGTTCCAAAGAGAGAGAGTATATTTATAATCCAAACACCGCAAACATTTAAATATGGAGTTTTAAAAGATTCATTTTCAAAATTTTCAAATAGATTGGATAATTTTACTGATGATGGTTCAGTTGTACTTGCTTCAGGTTATAAAGTTTCTATAACAGAAGGTAATAAAAAGAATATAAAAATAACTACAGTAGAAGATTTGCATCTAATGGGAGTTGATAAAATTGTCGGAGGCTAA
- a CDS encoding inorganic phosphate transporter — MLLIVGAFLVGFGMAFSIGANDVANSMATAVGAKAITPKQAVLIASILEFLGAVLFGAHVTKTIAKGIVDLNMISDPNNILVGAFSALIASIIWILLATFWGMPVSTTHSIVGGMVGFGLAAGGLQIVNWMTLLKIVITWITSPLIGGAMAYVIFKFISFSILHRKHPAKAAKYVAPILLGVAFYTIAVLFVVKTMKKDILLGNYAGIVIGFIVFLISFLYLKRAKVGDNEYDIVEKIFKKAQVVTSCYVSFSHGANDVANAVGPLALMYIIITSGSVKGAIEIPKYILAMGGIGISFGVAILGYRVMKTVGQDITELNNTRGFSIDFSTATTVLIASTMGMPISTTHTVVGAVSGVGFARGIEVVNVGILKNIIISWFVTVPFAAGVSALLYIILT; from the coding sequence GTGCTACTGATAGTAGGAGCATTTTTGGTGGGTTTTGGTATGGCGTTTTCCATAGGTGCAAATGATGTTGCAAATAGTATGGCAACAGCTGTTGGTGCAAAAGCAATAACGCCTAAACAAGCAGTTTTAATAGCTTCTATTTTAGAATTTTTAGGTGCAGTTCTTTTTGGAGCACACGTTACCAAGACAATTGCAAAAGGTATAGTTGATTTAAATATGATATCTGATCCAAATAATATATTGGTTGGTGCTTTTTCAGCATTAATTGCTTCAATTATTTGGATATTACTTGCTACTTTTTGGGGAATGCCAGTTTCAACAACTCATTCAATAGTTGGTGGAATGGTTGGTTTTGGACTTGCAGCTGGTGGGCTTCAAATAGTAAATTGGATGACTTTATTAAAAATAGTTATTACCTGGATTACTTCACCACTTATTGGTGGAGCAATGGCTTATGTGATCTTTAAATTTATTTCCTTTTCAATCTTACATAGAAAACATCCAGCTAAAGCTGCAAAATATGTTGCTCCAATTTTGTTAGGTGTTGCATTTTATACAATTGCAGTGCTTTTTGTTGTAAAAACAATGAAAAAGGATATATTATTAGGAAACTACGCGGGAATTGTAATTGGGTTTATAGTTTTTCTTATCTCCTTTTTGTATTTAAAAAGGGCAAAAGTTGGAGATAATGAATATGATATAGTTGAGAAAATTTTCAAGAAAGCACAGGTTGTAACTTCATGCTATGTCAGTTTTTCTCATGGAGCAAATGATGTAGCAAATGCAGTAGGTCCACTTGCATTAATGTACATTATAATCACATCGGGTAGTGTAAAAGGTGCTATTGAAATACCAAAATATATATTAGCTATGGGTGGTATTGGTATATCTTTTGGTGTTGCAATTTTGGGTTACAGGGTTATGAAAACAGTTGGTCAAGATATTACTGAACTTAATAACACCAGAGGCTTTTCAATTGATTTTTCAACTGCAACCACAGTTCTTATAGCTTCTACTATGGGAATGCCTATTTCAACGACACATACAGTGGTAGGTGCAGTATCAGGTGTAGGTTTTGCAAGAGGAATAGAAGTTGTGAATGTTGGAATTTTAAAGAACATAATTATTTCCTGGTTTGTTACGGTACCATTTGCAGCTGGAGTTAGTGCTCTTTTGTATATAATATTGACGTAA